In one window of Drosophila mauritiana strain mau12 chromosome X, ASM438214v1, whole genome shotgun sequence DNA:
- the LOC117148897 gene encoding high affinity copper uptake protein 1 isoform X1 produces the protein MDHAHHSAPGVDHSMHHDHAGMHHDHSGIAAATASPMDAASMFDLIPDTSDLQASHAGHAAHGAHNHGGGSGTGMEHMMPMAFHFGYNETILFSWWHIETVAGLVGSMIAIFLLALMYEGLKYYREYLFWKTYNLLEYRPVTGPQRNPEAPRIPSPAAAAPSPVQYVGEVVHKQPPSMLSINHLLQTLLHVLQVTLSFLLMLIFMTYNVWLCLMVVLGAAVGYFLFCWKKSVIVDVTEHCH, from the exons ATGGACCACGCCCATCACAGTGCGCCCGGTGTTG ATCACTCGATGCATCACGATCATGCGGGCATGCACCACGATCACAGCGGTATAGCTGCTGCGACGGCGTCTCCAATGGATGCAGCTTCCATGTTCGACCTGATCCCCGACACCAGCGATTTGCAGGCGAGTCACGCGGGTCACGCCGCTCACGGAGCTCACAACCATGGCGGTGGCTCTGGCACGGGAATGGAGCACATGATGCCCATGGCG TTCCATTTTGGCTACAACGAGACGATCCTGTTCTCCTGGTGGCACATCGAAACAGTGGCCGGTTTGGTCGGCTCCATGATCGCCATCTTCCTGCTGGCCCTGATGTACGAGGGACTGAAGTACTACCGCGAGTATCTGTTCTGGAAGACATACAATCTGCTGGAGTATCGACCTGTGACGGGGCCACAAAGAAATCCGGAGGCACCGCGCATACCATcgccggcagcagcagctccatcgCCCGTGCA ATACGTGGGCGAAGTTGTGCACAAGCAACC ACCTTCGATGCTGTCGATTAACCACCTGCTCCAGACGCTGCTGCACGTGCTCCAGGTGACCCTGTCCTTCCTGCTCATGCTGATCTTCATGACATACAACGTGTGGCTCTGCCTGATGGTTGTCCTGGGCGCCGCCGTTGGCTACTTCCTCTTCTGCTGGAAGAAATCGGTTATCGTGGACGTTACCGAGCACTGTCACTA
- the LOC117148897 gene encoding high affinity copper uptake protein 1 isoform X2 — protein MDHAHHSAPGVDHSMHHDHAGMHHDHSGIAAATASPMDAASMFDLIPDTSDLQASHAGHAAHGAHNHGGGSGTGMEHMMPMAFHFGYNETILFSWWHIETVAGLVGSMIAIFLLALMYEGLKYYREYLFWKTYNLLEYRPVTGPQRNPEAPRIPSPAAAAPSPVQPSMLSINHLLQTLLHVLQVTLSFLLMLIFMTYNVWLCLMVVLGAAVGYFLFCWKKSVIVDVTEHCH, from the exons ATGGACCACGCCCATCACAGTGCGCCCGGTGTTG ATCACTCGATGCATCACGATCATGCGGGCATGCACCACGATCACAGCGGTATAGCTGCTGCGACGGCGTCTCCAATGGATGCAGCTTCCATGTTCGACCTGATCCCCGACACCAGCGATTTGCAGGCGAGTCACGCGGGTCACGCCGCTCACGGAGCTCACAACCATGGCGGTGGCTCTGGCACGGGAATGGAGCACATGATGCCCATGGCG TTCCATTTTGGCTACAACGAGACGATCCTGTTCTCCTGGTGGCACATCGAAACAGTGGCCGGTTTGGTCGGCTCCATGATCGCCATCTTCCTGCTGGCCCTGATGTACGAGGGACTGAAGTACTACCGCGAGTATCTGTTCTGGAAGACATACAATCTGCTGGAGTATCGACCTGTGACGGGGCCACAAAGAAATCCGGAGGCACCGCGCATACCATcgccggcagcagcagctccatcgCCCGTGCA ACCTTCGATGCTGTCGATTAACCACCTGCTCCAGACGCTGCTGCACGTGCTCCAGGTGACCCTGTCCTTCCTGCTCATGCTGATCTTCATGACATACAACGTGTGGCTCTGCCTGATGGTTGTCCTGGGCGCCGCCGTTGGCTACTTCCTCTTCTGCTGGAAGAAATCGGTTATCGTGGACGTTACCGAGCACTGTCACTA